In the Verrucomicrobiia bacterium genome, one interval contains:
- a CDS encoding lmo0937 family membrane protein, which produces MLYTIAIVLVVLWLLGLLTGYTMGSFIHLLLVLAVIMILVDFLFGRRRLS; this is translated from the coding sequence ATGTTATACACCATTGCGATTGTCTTGGTCGTCTTGTGGCTGCTCGGTCTGCTCACTGGCTACACGATGGGTTCGTTCATTCACCTCCTGCTGGTGCTGGCGGTCATCATGATCCTCGTCGACTTCCTGTTTGGCCGTCGGCGGTTGAGTTAA
- a CDS encoding BON domain-containing protein yields MKRIYPLALLVATGALLVATTSLRASDTDDRIEASASKSYVFKTYLKDDAIKTESKDGAVTLTGTVAEANHKSLAEDTVESLPGVTSVDNQLTVKGEGPAEHSDAWLGTKVKTTLLFHRNVRATKTDVNVADGVVTLSGEASSLAQKELTTEYASDVEGVKSVKNDMTIDKAEAPVKETIGDKIDDASITAQVKSELLSHHSTSALKTKVETTDGVVTVSGIARNSAEKSLVTKLVNDINGVTSVINNMTIAAPVSAWISPVAPATNLRIVGN; encoded by the coding sequence ATGAAACGAATCTATCCGCTCGCACTCCTCGTAGCCACGGGCGCCCTGTTGGTGGCCACCACCTCGTTGCGCGCCTCTGATACGGACGACCGCATCGAGGCATCCGCCAGCAAGTCCTATGTGTTCAAAACCTACCTCAAGGACGATGCCATCAAGACCGAGTCCAAGGATGGGGCCGTTACTTTGACCGGAACCGTTGCCGAAGCGAACCACAAATCGCTGGCCGAAGACACCGTTGAAAGTCTGCCCGGCGTTACCAGCGTGGACAATCAACTGACCGTTAAAGGGGAAGGCCCCGCTGAACATTCGGATGCCTGGCTGGGCACGAAGGTGAAAACCACGCTCCTGTTCCATCGCAACGTGAGGGCCACCAAAACGGATGTAAATGTGGCCGACGGCGTCGTCACCCTGAGCGGCGAGGCCTCCAGTCTGGCCCAAAAGGAACTGACCACCGAATACGCCAGTGATGTTGAAGGCGTCAAATCCGTGAAAAACGACATGACGATTGACAAGGCGGAAGCCCCGGTGAAGGAAACGATCGGCGACAAGATTGACGACGCCTCCATTACGGCCCAGGTCAAGTCGGAGTTGCTGTCGCACCACTCGACCAGCGCCCTGAAGACGAAGGTCGAGACGACGGATGGCGTGGTTACGGTCAGCGGCATCGCCAGGAATTCCGCCGAAAAGAGTCTCGTCACCAAGCTGGTCAACGACATCAACGGAGTGACCAGCGTGATTAACAACATGACGATCGCGGCGCCAGTGTCGGCGTGGATTTCTCCCGTTGCCCCGGCGACGAACCTGAGAATTGTCGGCAACTGA
- a CDS encoding MlaD family protein: MNETINAPEPSPRDDRSRRLADRFKFRHVNEITGTLVLVVVAVLIAAVVWTGRSQRWFKSNVTLRIVLPETGAAGIRQGSEVYFLGTLVGTVSDVLVDEKGGMEAKANIRRDFFRFVRADSSAVVKKKFGVAGDSFFEISRGEGQPLPERNASIVCKDQFQSALEAAVEQVRAEAMLVLKKVNGGLDTWTKLGADLGETRQHLDQLAIRLDKMAAGVEAGKGTAGQLITNDAIANDAREFLTRANEAMGELRGVVTNLNVAVANIQAGTTRLPEITDAVANEAKDLPGLVEQTQSSMRELERLIEAMQRHWLLRKYVNKTNPPRLHPPYEPVAPQKQPVNTFRSPRDFTR, translated from the coding sequence ATGAACGAAACGATTAACGCCCCTGAACCTTCGCCCCGTGATGACCGAAGCCGGCGGCTGGCAGATCGCTTCAAATTCCGGCACGTCAACGAAATCACCGGGACGCTCGTGCTCGTGGTGGTCGCGGTGCTGATCGCCGCCGTGGTGTGGACGGGCCGCAGCCAGCGCTGGTTCAAAAGCAATGTCACGTTGCGGATCGTTTTGCCCGAAACCGGGGCAGCGGGCATCCGGCAAGGCTCGGAGGTTTACTTTCTGGGCACGCTCGTGGGCACTGTTTCTGACGTTTTGGTGGATGAGAAAGGCGGCATGGAAGCCAAAGCGAACATCCGGCGCGACTTCTTCCGGTTCGTGCGCGCGGACTCGTCGGCGGTAGTCAAAAAGAAATTTGGCGTGGCGGGCGATTCGTTTTTTGAAATCAGCCGCGGCGAGGGCCAACCGCTCCCGGAAAGAAACGCATCCATTGTGTGCAAAGATCAATTTCAGAGCGCGCTGGAAGCGGCCGTTGAGCAAGTCCGCGCCGAGGCGATGCTCGTGTTGAAGAAGGTGAACGGCGGACTGGATACCTGGACCAAGCTGGGGGCGGACCTGGGCGAAACCCGTCAACACCTGGATCAGCTCGCGATTCGCTTGGACAAAATGGCGGCGGGTGTTGAGGCCGGCAAAGGCACGGCCGGCCAGTTGATCACCAATGACGCCATTGCCAACGACGCGCGGGAGTTCCTGACGCGGGCGAATGAAGCGATGGGCGAATTGCGCGGGGTGGTGACCAACCTGAATGTTGCCGTTGCGAACATCCAGGCCGGCACAACCCGCCTCCCGGAAATCACCGATGCCGTGGCCAACGAGGCGAAGGATCTGCCCGGCCTCGTCGAGCAAACGCAGTCCTCAATGCGCGAACTGGAGCGGTTGATCGAAGCCATGCAACGCCACTGGCTCCTCCGCAAATATGTGAACAAAACGAACCCGCCGCGCCTCCATCCGCCCTACGAACCCGTCGCACCGCAAAAGCAGCCGGTAAACACGTTTCGCTCGCCGCGCGATTTTACACGATAA
- a CDS encoding ABC transporter permease produces MAQWDELRHTAAVIGTVLCVCLRPRCWVRPVRRAFARQVLAIGVEPLWFVSAVAVFVGISVVVQLTFWAGELGQSQLLGPLLVAVVARELGPLLIILIVIIRSGSSMATELGVLQINGGVRELEAQGRDPFTHLVLPRVLGMAASAFCLTILFILIAFASGYLFAAWLGAGSRDVLLFADTISGAVQPKDILNILAKSILPALFAAATCCIGGLGVGASDARIPRATQQALTRSVAGLFVISAVVSLLTYL; encoded by the coding sequence TTGGCGCAATGGGATGAGCTGCGACACACGGCGGCGGTGATCGGCACCGTGTTGTGCGTGTGCCTTCGACCGCGTTGCTGGGTGCGCCCGGTGCGGAGGGCTTTCGCGCGGCAGGTGCTGGCCATTGGCGTCGAACCGCTCTGGTTTGTCAGTGCCGTGGCCGTATTCGTCGGCATCTCGGTGGTCGTGCAGCTCACTTTCTGGGCGGGCGAACTGGGGCAATCGCAACTGCTCGGACCTCTGTTGGTGGCCGTCGTGGCCCGCGAACTCGGCCCGCTGCTGATCATCCTCATCGTTATCATCCGCAGCGGCAGTTCGATGGCGACCGAACTGGGCGTTCTCCAGATCAATGGCGGTGTGCGCGAGTTGGAGGCCCAGGGCCGCGATCCATTCACACATCTGGTCCTGCCGCGCGTGCTGGGCATGGCGGCGTCCGCGTTTTGCCTGACGATCCTGTTCATCCTGATCGCGTTCGCCAGCGGTTACCTGTTCGCGGCGTGGCTGGGCGCCGGCAGCCGGGATGTGCTGTTGTTTGCGGACACCATTTCCGGCGCGGTTCAACCCAAGGACATTCTCAATATCCTGGCCAAAAGCATCCTGCCCGCCCTGTTCGCGGCTGCAACTTGCTGCATCGGCGGGCTCGGGGTCGGCGCGTCGGACGCGAGAATCCCGCGGGCCACGCAACAGGCACTCACCCGCTCCGTCGCCGGGCTGTTTGTCATCTCCGCCGTGGTCTCACTGCTGACCTACCTGTGA
- a CDS encoding entericidin A/B family lipoprotein yields the protein MTSSFKRIIVLFCLTAVLAFVSTGCHTAHGFGEDMQDAGQGIQHGTQ from the coding sequence ATGACCTCATCATTCAAACGCATCATCGTTCTTTTCTGTCTCACCGCGGTGCTGGCCTTCGTTAGCACGGGCTGCCATACGGCTCACGGCTTCGGCGAAGATATGCAGGATGCCGGCCAGGGAATTCAGCACGGCACCCAATAA
- a CDS encoding DUF4070 domain-containing protein encodes MNVLLLYPEFPDTFWSFKHALKFIRKKASLPPLGLLTVAAMLPPDWEKRLVDVNVRHLRTRDLAWADVVFISGMIAQQNSVHELIARCHAAGKTIVAGGPLFTLGHEQFPDVDHFVLNEAEVTLPEFLRDFERGTARRVYSSLAFPDIRQTPAPLWELADLRRYASMSVQFSRGCPFDCEFCNVTAMFGHRPRTKTTAQVIAELDGLRRAGWRGAVFFVDDNFIGNKRAIREELLPALIQWQQGRRGTPFFTEASINLADDAELMRMMVEAGFNQVFIGIETPEDAGLAECHKRQNQQRDLVADVKRIQRAGLEVQGGFIVGFDSDTPLIFARQIEFIQTSGIVTAMVGLLQAIPGTKLYQRLHGEGRLVGPTTGNNLDGTTNFIPRMNRETLLAGYRSLMGYLYAPGPYYQRIRTFLREYQRPKNAGPFSWRYFMAFLHASIRLGILGRERFHYWGLLLWTFFRRPTLFPLAVTLSIYGHHFRKTCRVLGL; translated from the coding sequence ATGAACGTCCTGCTGCTATACCCGGAATTCCCGGACACGTTCTGGAGTTTCAAGCACGCGCTGAAATTCATCCGCAAGAAAGCGTCGCTGCCGCCCTTGGGGCTGTTGACTGTGGCGGCGATGCTCCCGCCGGATTGGGAAAAGCGTCTGGTGGATGTCAACGTGCGGCACCTGCGCACGCGAGATCTGGCCTGGGCAGACGTGGTGTTCATCAGCGGAATGATCGCCCAACAAAACTCGGTGCATGAACTCATCGCTCGTTGCCACGCGGCCGGCAAAACCATTGTGGCGGGCGGGCCGCTCTTCACCCTGGGCCACGAACAATTTCCCGACGTTGACCATTTCGTGTTGAACGAGGCGGAGGTGACGCTGCCGGAGTTTCTGCGCGACTTCGAGCGGGGCACGGCGCGGCGCGTGTATTCCTCCCTCGCATTCCCCGATATCCGTCAGACGCCTGCGCCCTTGTGGGAGCTGGCGGACCTGCGGCGTTATGCCTCGATGAGCGTGCAATTTTCGCGTGGCTGTCCGTTTGACTGCGAGTTTTGCAACGTCACGGCGATGTTTGGCCATCGACCGCGCACGAAGACGACGGCCCAGGTAATCGCCGAGCTGGACGGACTGCGTCGGGCGGGCTGGCGCGGCGCGGTCTTTTTCGTGGACGACAATTTCATCGGCAACAAGCGGGCGATCCGGGAGGAATTGCTGCCGGCGCTGATCCAGTGGCAGCAGGGCCGGCGCGGCACTCCGTTCTTCACTGAGGCGTCCATCAACCTGGCGGACGATGCGGAGCTGATGCGGATGATGGTGGAGGCGGGATTCAACCAGGTGTTTATCGGCATCGAAACGCCGGAGGACGCGGGTCTCGCCGAGTGCCACAAGCGGCAAAACCAGCAGCGCGATCTGGTGGCCGATGTGAAACGCATTCAGCGCGCGGGCTTGGAAGTGCAGGGCGGGTTCATCGTGGGCTTTGACAGCGACACGCCTTTGATCTTTGCGCGGCAGATCGAGTTCATCCAAACGAGCGGCATCGTTACGGCGATGGTCGGCCTGCTGCAAGCCATCCCCGGCACGAAGCTGTATCAGCGATTGCACGGCGAGGGGCGGCTGGTCGGTCCGACCACCGGCAACAATCTGGACGGGACCACCAACTTCATTCCGCGAATGAACCGGGAGACGCTACTGGCGGGCTACCGGAGTCTCATGGGATACCTGTATGCGCCCGGGCCGTATTACCAGCGGATTCGCACATTTCTGCGCGAATATCAGCGCCCAAAAAATGCGGGGCCATTTAGCTGGCGCTATTTCATGGCCTTCCTGCACGCAAGCATCCGGCTTGGCATCCTGGGCCGCGAGCGTTTCCACTACTGGGGTTTGCTCCTTTGGACTTTTTTTCGGCGTCCGACGCTGTTTCCGCTGGCGGTCACGCTCTCCATCTACGGCCATCATTTCCGCAAGACGTGCCGCGTGCTGGGGTTGTAA
- a CDS encoding chemotaxis protein CheB produces the protein MKLKSGPNLRPKRLARAASRIKAAREPGTPFPIVGIGASAGGLEALEQFLTHVPARSGMAFVIVQHLDPTHKGIMPELLQRGTGMKVVQVKDRTRVQPDCVYVIPPNKDMSILHGVLHLLAPAAPRGLRLPIDFFLRSLAQDQQEHSIGVILSGMGSDGTLGLRAIKEKAGVVLVQDPATAKFDGMPRSAIDAGLADIVAPADELPAKLTGYLDRTPLISKTEPSLEDKTQTGLEKAVILLRAHTGQDFSLYKRNTLYRRIERRMGIHQIGKMSTYVRYLQANSQELDLLFKELLIGVTNFFRDPDVWDQMREHAIPALLASRPSGQALRAWVPGCSTGEEAYSLAIVLKEAVEVAKPKRQFTIQIFATDLDRDAIDKARQGFFPENIAADVSPERLKRFFIKEDHGYRVRKEIREMVIFAPQNLIMDPPFTKLDILSCRNLLIYLAPEVQKKLIPLFHYSLAPGGILLLGSAETVGGNGALFAPLHGKSRIYRRTESVLRPEPVEFPSSFSVSPTVGAEARPVPKPPASLQALADQLVLQHYAPPAVLVNDSGDIFYVSGRTGKYLEPAAGKANWNIFVMARESLRYELSSAFQKVLRQEEKVELHGLKVETNGGTQCVNVTVQRLNGAGPLHGLVMIVFTDVAAPVADKTPGRPASPPARHARLREVEQELLRVRAEARNTHEEMQTSQEEFRSANEELQSTNEELQSTNEELTTSKEEMQSLNEELQTVNTELQAKVDELSRASNDMKNLLDSTDIATLFLDKDLNVRRFTPQATKIIKLIPADVGRPITDLATDLRYPELADDAREVLRKLTAAEKPIGARDGRWFTVRIMPYRTQDDRIDGVVITFTNITASRTLEAQLREKNDQLLNPNRGETITRKKPSKNGQTKTARRRRRNSQGG, from the coding sequence ATGAAACTGAAATCTGGACCAAATCTCCGACCCAAACGCCTGGCCCGCGCGGCCAGCCGAATCAAGGCAGCCCGCGAGCCCGGCACCCCGTTTCCCATCGTCGGCATCGGCGCCTCCGCCGGGGGGCTGGAAGCCTTGGAACAATTTCTCACCCATGTGCCGGCCCGCAGTGGCATGGCGTTTGTCATCGTCCAGCATCTGGACCCCACGCACAAGGGCATCATGCCGGAACTGTTGCAGCGCGGCACGGGCATGAAGGTCGTGCAGGTGAAGGACCGCACCCGGGTGCAGCCGGATTGCGTCTATGTGATTCCGCCGAACAAGGACATGTCCATCCTGCACGGCGTTTTGCATCTGCTCGCCCCGGCAGCCCCGCGCGGGCTGCGTCTGCCGATTGATTTTTTCCTCCGCTCGCTGGCGCAGGACCAGCAGGAGCACAGCATCGGCGTGATTCTTTCCGGCATGGGGTCGGATGGCACGCTGGGCCTGCGCGCCATCAAGGAGAAGGCGGGCGTGGTGCTGGTGCAGGATCCGGCGACGGCCAAATTCGACGGCATGCCGCGCAGCGCCATTGACGCCGGGCTGGCGGATATTGTGGCTCCGGCGGACGAACTGCCGGCGAAACTCACCGGTTATCTTGACCGCACGCCCCTGATCTCCAAGACGGAGCCGTCCTTGGAAGACAAGACGCAAACCGGCCTGGAAAAAGCCGTCATCCTGCTGCGCGCCCACACCGGCCAGGATTTTTCCCTCTACAAGCGGAACACCCTCTATCGCCGGATCGAGCGGCGCATGGGCATTCACCAGATCGGCAAGATGTCCACCTATGTGCGCTACTTGCAGGCGAATTCACAGGAGCTGGACCTGCTCTTCAAGGAATTATTGATCGGCGTGACGAATTTTTTCCGCGATCCCGACGTCTGGGACCAGATGCGGGAACACGCCATCCCGGCGCTGCTCGCAAGCCGTCCATCCGGTCAGGCGCTGCGGGCGTGGGTGCCCGGCTGCTCCACCGGGGAGGAAGCCTATTCCCTGGCCATCGTGCTCAAGGAGGCGGTTGAGGTGGCCAAACCCAAACGACAGTTCACGATTCAGATCTTTGCCACCGACCTGGACCGCGACGCGATTGACAAGGCCCGCCAGGGATTTTTCCCCGAGAACATCGCCGCCGACGTGTCGCCGGAACGCTTGAAGCGCTTCTTCATCAAGGAAGACCACGGCTACCGCGTGCGCAAGGAAATCCGCGAGATGGTGATTTTCGCCCCGCAGAATCTCATCATGGACCCGCCGTTCACCAAGCTGGACATTTTAAGCTGCCGCAATTTGCTGATCTACCTGGCTCCGGAGGTGCAGAAGAAACTGATTCCGCTCTTTCATTACAGCCTCGCGCCCGGCGGCATTTTATTGCTGGGCAGCGCGGAAACCGTGGGCGGCAACGGCGCCCTGTTTGCCCCGCTCCACGGCAAATCGCGCATCTATCGGCGAACGGAATCCGTCCTGCGGCCCGAGCCGGTCGAGTTTCCCTCGTCTTTCAGCGTCAGCCCGACCGTCGGTGCCGAGGCGCGCCCGGTTCCCAAGCCGCCCGCCAGTCTCCAGGCCCTGGCGGATCAACTGGTGTTGCAGCATTACGCCCCGCCGGCGGTGCTCGTCAATGACAGCGGCGACATCTTTTACGTCAGCGGCCGCACCGGCAAATATCTCGAACCCGCCGCCGGCAAGGCCAACTGGAACATCTTTGTCATGGCCCGTGAAAGCCTGCGCTATGAACTCTCCAGCGCTTTCCAGAAAGTGCTCCGGCAAGAAGAAAAAGTGGAGCTCCATGGACTCAAGGTCGAAACCAATGGCGGAACCCAGTGCGTGAATGTCACCGTTCAGCGGCTTAATGGGGCCGGCCCGCTGCACGGGCTGGTGATGATTGTCTTTACCGACGTGGCCGCGCCCGTGGCCGATAAAACGCCGGGCCGTCCGGCTTCGCCGCCCGCCCGCCATGCGCGGTTGCGGGAAGTGGAACAGGAGCTGTTGCGCGTGCGCGCCGAGGCGCGCAACACCCACGAGGAAATGCAGACCTCGCAGGAGGAATTCCGCTCCGCCAACGAGGAGCTGCAGTCCACCAATGAAGAACTCCAGTCCACCAACGAGGAACTCACCACCTCGAAGGAGGAGATGCAGTCGCTGAACGAGGAATTGCAGACGGTCAACACCGAGCTGCAGGCCAAGGTGGACGAACTGTCGCGGGCGAGCAACGACATGAAAAACCTGCTCGACAGCACGGACATCGCCACCCTGTTTCTGGACAAGGATCTCAACGTGCGGCGGTTCACCCCGCAGGCGACGAAAATCATCAAACTCATCCCGGCCGACGTCGGGCGCCCCATTACCGACCTGGCCACGGACCTGCGCTATCCGGAACTGGCCGATGACGCGCGGGAGGTGCTGCGCAAACTGACCGCCGCGGAAAAACCGATTGGCGCACGAGACGGACGCTGGTTCACCGTGCGCATCATGCCCTACCGCACGCAGGACGACCGGATAGACGGCGTGGTGATCACCTTTACGAACATCACGGCGTCCCGGACACTGGAAGCGCAATTGCGGGAAAAGAACGACCAGCTCTTAAATCCGAACCGGGGCGAAACAATCACACGAAAAAAGCCGTCAAAAAACGGCCAAACCAAAACGGCGCGGCGGCGCCGGAGAAATTCTCAAGGGGGATGA
- a CDS encoding ATP-binding protein: MKKQSQPIAPEGSPEAAKLRQRAEKRLQARHLEAGPARTEADTQRLIHELQVHQIELEMQKDELQQARNELEAGLEKYRDLYDFAPVGYLTLDCEGTIQEANLAAASLLGIPRSRLLQQRFGHYVSASDRHAFSDFLTRIYLHQTRESCELHLLKDGRPAIEVRMDAAATSRQECRVVLEDLTEHKRAEADRLILNKLESTGILAGGIAHDFNNLLTVILLDLELALESTASDMKLTELLEEAKKAGWAARGLTQQLITFANGGAPVRQPVHLAGLIQEASQAALSGSTVRCNFSLPDNLRPVNVDAGQIAQVMRNLVQNAREAMPNGGVVSVRAENVVRKAREEPALPPGEYVRVSIADQGDGIGKDVLPKIFDPYFSTKVKGSQKGMGLGLTICHSIVRKHNGAITVKSEIGAGTTIHLLLPISRPQPGPEPAKKHSNQQAPNDPRKSW; encoded by the coding sequence ATGAAAAAGCAATCCCAGCCCATCGCGCCGGAAGGCTCGCCCGAGGCCGCCAAACTGCGGCAGCGTGCCGAAAAACGCCTGCAAGCGCGGCATTTGGAAGCAGGGCCGGCCCGGACCGAAGCCGACACGCAACGACTGATCCATGAATTGCAGGTTCACCAGATCGAGCTGGAGATGCAGAAGGATGAACTCCAGCAGGCGCGGAACGAGCTGGAGGCGGGGCTGGAAAAATACCGGGACCTCTATGATTTCGCCCCGGTGGGTTATCTGACGCTCGATTGCGAGGGAACGATCCAGGAGGCGAACCTCGCGGCGGCCAGCCTGCTGGGAATTCCCCGCTCCCGTTTGCTCCAGCAACGTTTCGGACATTATGTGTCCGCGTCCGACCGACACGCATTCAGCGACTTTCTCACGCGGATTTATTTGCACCAGACCCGGGAATCCTGCGAGCTGCATCTGCTCAAGGACGGACGCCCCGCAATCGAAGTGCGGATGGACGCGGCGGCGACAAGCAGACAGGAATGCCGGGTGGTTTTGGAGGATCTCACCGAACACAAACGGGCCGAGGCGGACCGGCTCATCCTGAACAAACTGGAGTCCACCGGCATCCTGGCGGGGGGCATTGCGCACGATTTCAACAACCTGCTCACGGTGATCCTGCTGGATCTGGAGCTGGCTCTGGAATCCACCGCCTCGGACATGAAGTTGACGGAACTGTTGGAGGAGGCAAAGAAGGCTGGCTGGGCTGCCCGTGGTCTGACCCAGCAGTTGATCACCTTTGCCAATGGCGGCGCGCCGGTTCGTCAGCCGGTCCATCTGGCCGGGCTGATTCAGGAAGCCAGCCAGGCGGCATTGAGCGGTTCCACGGTGCGATGCAATTTTTCTCTGCCCGACAATCTCCGGCCCGTGAATGTGGACGCGGGACAGATCGCACAGGTCATGCGCAATCTGGTTCAGAACGCGCGCGAAGCAATGCCCAATGGCGGCGTGGTTTCCGTCCGGGCGGAGAATGTCGTTCGCAAAGCCCGCGAAGAACCCGCGCTGCCGCCGGGTGAGTATGTGCGGGTGAGCATTGCCGACCAGGGCGACGGCATCGGGAAAGACGTCCTGCCGAAAATTTTTGATCCCTACTTCTCGACGAAAGTAAAGGGCAGTCAGAAGGGCATGGGGCTGGGCCTGACGATCTGCCATTCGATCGTTCGAAAACATAATGGCGCGATCACCGTGAAGTCCGAAATCGGAGCCGGCACCACCATTCACCTCTTGCTTCCAATTTCCCGCCCGCAGCCGGGACCGGAGCCGGCGAAAAAACACTCAAACCAGCAGGCCCCCAACGACCCGCGAAAATCCTGGTGA
- a CDS encoding response regulator: protein MDDEESLRKAVGAMLQQMGHTVEQAAEGGMAIQAYQAAKRGENSFDVVLLDLTVQGGVGGLETLQALLRFDPAVQAIVMTGYSHDPVLLNPKSHGFKAGLAKPFNREQLQKILVEIIPDRPAP, encoded by the coding sequence ATGGATGACGAGGAATCATTGCGGAAAGCGGTTGGGGCGATGCTCCAACAGATGGGTCATACGGTGGAACAGGCGGCGGAGGGCGGGATGGCCATCCAAGCTTACCAAGCCGCCAAACGTGGGGAAAATTCGTTTGACGTGGTGCTGCTGGATTTGACGGTGCAGGGAGGCGTTGGTGGCCTGGAAACACTCCAGGCGCTGCTCCGGTTTGACCCGGCGGTGCAGGCCATTGTCATGACCGGTTATTCCCATGATCCCGTGCTGCTCAATCCCAAATCCCATGGTTTTAAGGCCGGCCTGGCCAAACCCTTCAACCGCGAACAGCTCCAGAAAATACTGGTCGAAATTATTCCCGACCGTCCCGCGCCATGA
- a CDS encoding ATP-binding protein yields MKKKADTTLPAAQLRRRAEARLRKRKRLQRSGMGAPKTAADSQRLQHELQVHQVELEMQNAELQQARDRMEPLLEKFTDLYDFAPVGYFSLNEQGRIQEVNLTGAVLLGVERSRLLHQPLQRFIDRPTRRVFLTFLERTFAGNGKQVCEAKLLKEGGSAFWADFHAMPALSLTAQPKRCRVAVSDITPLKRAEEAQRRMEALAAKNLELRREILRREKLQKALCVSERHLGRLLEQSRSTAEQLRQLSHQILHAQEEERKRISRELHDEITQTLILINVHLQNLSQKARINPAMLKKEITRTQELVEHSVEIVHEFARELRPAALDDLGLIATLHDFLKDFTKRTGIRVHLTTFTNRRIRGMDNALRTVFYRVAQEALTNVVQHANASRVDVRIKKIPRAIQMEITDNGKAFKVERVLHRKRNQRLGLVGMRERVEMVGGRFEIESQPGKGTTIIARVPLGKIRGGRKFSPLKSKLEFV; encoded by the coding sequence ATGAAGAAAAAAGCGGACACAACCCTGCCCGCCGCCCAACTGCGGCGACGGGCCGAAGCCCGCTTGCGGAAACGGAAGCGCCTTCAGCGGTCCGGGATGGGCGCGCCAAAAACAGCCGCCGATTCGCAACGGCTGCAACACGAATTACAGGTTCACCAGGTGGAGCTGGAGATGCAGAATGCCGAGTTGCAGCAGGCCCGGGACCGGATGGAGCCGCTGCTCGAAAAATTCACCGACCTCTACGACTTCGCGCCCGTCGGTTATTTTTCCCTGAACGAGCAGGGCCGGATACAGGAGGTCAACCTGACCGGGGCCGTCCTGCTCGGCGTGGAACGTTCGCGGCTGCTCCATCAGCCTTTGCAGCGTTTTATTGACCGGCCGACCCGGCGGGTTTTTCTGACCTTCCTGGAACGAACCTTCGCCGGCAACGGAAAACAGGTTTGCGAGGCGAAGCTGCTGAAAGAAGGCGGGTCCGCTTTCTGGGCCGACTTTCACGCCATGCCCGCGCTTTCACTTACGGCCCAGCCGAAACGGTGCCGGGTGGCGGTTTCCGACATCACCCCCCTCAAGCGGGCGGAGGAAGCGCAACGGCGCATGGAGGCGCTCGCGGCCAAGAATCTGGAGTTGCGTCGGGAAATTCTCCGGCGCGAGAAGTTGCAGAAGGCTCTCTGCGTCAGTGAACGGCATCTGGGCCGGCTGCTGGAGCAGTCACGTTCCACGGCGGAACAGTTGCGGCAACTTTCCCATCAAATCTTGCACGCCCAGGAGGAGGAGCGGAAGCGCATCAGCCGGGAGTTGCATGATGAAATCACCCAGACCCTGATCCTCATCAATGTGCACCTGCAAAATCTGTCCCAAAAGGCCCGGATCAATCCGGCGATGCTCAAGAAGGAAATAACCCGCACGCAGGAACTGGTGGAACATTCAGTAGAGATCGTGCATGAGTTCGCCCGGGAACTGCGGCCGGCGGCCTTGGACGACTTGGGGCTGATTGCCACCCTTCACGATTTTCTAAAAGATTTTACAAAACGAACGGGCATCCGCGTTCATTTAACCACCTTCACCAACCGCCGGATTCGCGGCATGGACAACGCCTTGCGCACGGTATTTTACCGCGTCGCCCAGGAAGCGTTGACCAATGTGGTCCAACATGCGAATGCCAGCCGGGTGGATGTGCGCATTAAAAAAATTCCCCGGGCCATTCAAATGGAAATCACCGACAACGGTAAAGCCTTCAAGGTGGAGCGGGTGTTGCACCGCAAACGAAACCAGCGCCTGGGGCTGGTCGGCATGCGGGAACGGGTGGAAATGGTCGGCGGCCGGTTTGAAATCGAATCCCAGCCCGGCAAAGGCACCACCATTATCGCCCGGGTCCCTTTGGGAAAAATCCGGGGGGGGCGCAAATTCAGTCC